GATGATGTCGTCATACCGATCACGAGTGACACCGACATCGTGCTCGCCCGCCAGAAGGGGCGGGAGCTCGCCGAGCGGCTCGGCTTCTCGCGGACTGACCTGACCTTCATCGCCACCGCCATCTCCGAGGTGGCGCGCAACATCACCAGCTACGCGGGCCGAGGCGAGATCCACTTCCGCATCGCGGACGGTGACGGCCGACAGGGGATCATCATGGAGGCGCGCGACCAGGGGCCCGGCATCGGCGACTTGCAGCGCGCGCTCGAGGACGGCTATTCCACCGCCGACGGAATGGGTCTGGGCTTGCCTGGCGCCCGTCGGTTGATGGATGAGTTCGAGGTGCGATCCGAGGCCGGGACGGGGACGACGGTCACGATGTGCAAATGGGC
This is a stretch of genomic DNA from Acidimicrobiales bacterium. It encodes these proteins:
- a CDS encoding anti-sigma regulatory factor; translation: MADDVVIPITSDTDIVLARQKGRELAERLGFSRTDLTFIATAISEVARNITSYAGRGEIHFRIADGDGRQGIIMEARDQGPGIGDLQRALEDGYSTADGMGLGLPGARRLMDEFEVRSEAGTGTTVTMCKWAPDRG